AACTGGTCGAATTTAAACTCAAGTTCGATTTCCATCGTTATTCCATCACTTTCCCCACTCTGTGTGGTCTGATACTGACGGATACGCCCCGTTTCGTCGATGAGAATGTGTCCGTCACCGTCAGTCTCCGCTCCCGGAAACGCTCTGGGTATCATCTCGGAATCGATCCCTGAGAGACGGTACTCGTGAACGGGACCTGCCTCAGTGGTTTTCGTTCCACGGTAGTCCGCGATTGGCTCTAGCATCCAGCCGTCGATTCTCTCGAGCGATTCGTCGATGAGATCGCCGGAACTTTCGTGCGTAATAGGGTCGAGATAATTGGTCGCTCTGTCGTCGCCGTCGATGTAGATCGATCGTTTCTGTCCGGGTTCAGAACCGAATCCGTAACTCGTTCTCGCAGCGCGTTCGTCGACCGGTTCGGCCTGGATATCGAATGACTTCTCGATTGATAGTTCCCTTTTGACCTCCTCGATTTCTTCAACCGTCAGGAAAACGCGGTAGTCGTATTCGCCAGTAAAGGATGTCGTTGCCATGCTCTCTCTGTGTGCCTCGAGAAGCGCGTCGAAATCGTCCACGCCATCGGAACTCAGTCCAGGTGGAAACCCGATATCTGTTGCTGCAGCGAACGGATCAAGGCAGCCTGCAAGACTAACTACGCCGAGCGTACTACAGCGACGGAGCCAGCGTCGTCGAGTCGACGTTCGATGGCGAACCATACAGTCACTCGCGTCGTAATCGTTTATAAACACGGAGAGACGTGGGACGGACGGCTGAGGGAACACCAATTGCAAAGCCGTCGTGCGATCGGGAGTACAGTGGCCATCACAGGCGACGATACAGATCAGCCGCTTGTGACCCATCGGCGAGTCCTCGTGACGATTCTCGAGTGATCAGAGAACGCTCGAGATCGTGTAGACGTTGAGAATTGCGGCGGCCAGCCACGGCACGGCGAGTCCGGCCGGAACGATCGGGCGGTACTCTCGCTCGAGGAGGAGCCGACAGACGAGCCCGACGCCGATCGCGAACGCCTTCAGTGCGAGCATCCCGGCCAGCCCGTGGCCCTCGATCGCTCCGCGAGCCGCCGGGTTCGACTCGGAGAGTCCGACGTGGAGGCCGACGAACGTCGTGATGACGTCGGCGGCCAGTGCCAGGAGGACGACCCCCAGAGCAGTCGCTCAAGGTCGACGGGCGTGACGTCGCCTGGGAGACGGTGGCGCAGGAACGCGCCCTCGGAACTCATAGGCTCCCTGCCGGAATCGAACCGGATCGTCGTGCCCCTGGGAGCACGCATCGGTTCGATCAGGCGTGGTATTGTTATGCCAGGCGTAGGACGAACCCCGTCGTCGGTAAGCCGTCATAACTGCTCGAGCCACTCGAGGACGACTGGGGAACGGTATAATTTCGAGAGACGGCGCTCGCAATTTCGTGTCACGGACCGAAACCTATCGTTCGAACAGAAATTCATCGTTCAAAGCGGGAACGGAGAAGACAGCGACGGGTCGTCAGTTCTCGAGTGCGCGCTTGAAGAAGGCGATTGCAGCGCCGAGTAGTGCAAGGTTCTGCAGGAAGGACGTAAGTTCTTCACCGCGTGACTCCGAGTCGACCGCCCAGAAGTCGTGCATGACGGGTGTGACGCCCGCGAAGAACGCGATCACGCTTCCAGCCGACAGCTTCGGAAGCTTCCAGAGCCCGATTCCGACGCTCCCACCGAGGAGGAGCCCGCTCGCTGCTGGGACGATCGAATCGGCGGACGGAACGCCTTTCGCGTCCGCATAGGCGATGCGACCCTCGAGGTTCGTGAGATTACGAACCGCGAGGGCGGCGAGCGCGCTCGCGAAGAGGAAGCGGCCCAATCGAGACGGGACACTATCGACGGTAGATTCTGAGTCCGACATCGTTGAATCATAGGGGAGAATCAGTATAATTGCTGGCATTCTCGAAGCAGTTGCCGGGATCTCGGTCAATCGACGTGACCGGCAGCGGTGAAACCTGGGTCGTCCCGCTGGACCCGTTCGTTCGAACCGTCGGTCGACGGCCCTCAGAGAATCGTCCCGTGTTTTTTGTCCGGCAGGGACTTCTCGATGTCTTCGTAGAAGTCGAATCGTGCGGCCAGTTCCTTGCGCAGCGTGCTCGGGGGGACGATTTCGTCGATGATGACCTCGCTGGCCATCCGGTGGATGTCAATGTCCTCGCGGTACTCCTCGCGGAGTTCCCGTTCCAGCCGTTCGCGCTCCTCGGGGTCGTCGATTTCGGAGAGTTTGCGCGCGTAGACGGCGTTGATCGCCGCCTCGGGGCCCATGATCGCGATCTCGCCCGACGGCAGCCCGATGACGCTTTCGGGATCGTAGGCGGGGCCGCCCATCGCGTAGATTCCTGCGCCGTAGGCCTTGCGGACGACAACGGTCTGTTTGGGGACTGTTGCCGAGGAGGTCGCGTAGATCATCTTCTTGCCCTGCTCTAAGATGCCGTCTTTCTCGACCTGCGAGCCGGCCATGAAGCCGGGCGTGTCACAGAGGTAGAGTAAGGGAATATTGAACGCGTCCGACTTCCAGATGAACTCCGCGGCCTTCTCGGCTGCATCGGGGAAGATTGCCCCGGCGCGGTGGGCGGGCTGGTTGGCGACGATGCCGACCGGACGGCCGTCGATCCGGGCGTAGGCCGTGACGATCTCCGGCCCGTAATCAGCTCGTAACTCGAAGTAGGAGCCGTTGTCGACGATCCGATCGATGACGTCGGTCATGTCGTACCCCTTGTTCGGTTGCTGGGGAACGATGGCGTCGATCCCATCCGGAGATTTCGCGGGTGCCGTCGGCTCCCGTTTCGGTGGCTTCTCGTCGGCGTTATCCGGCAGATACGTGATCAGCTGTGCCACGA
This genomic stretch from Natrinema sp. SYSU A 869 harbors:
- a CDS encoding plastocyanin; protein product: MDDFDALLEAHRESMATTSFTGEYDYRVFLTVEEIEEVKRELSIEKSFDIQAEPVDERAARTSYGFGSEPGQKRSIYIDGDDRATNYLDPITHESSGDLIDESLERIDGWMLEPIADYRGTKTTEAGPVHEYRLSGIDSEMIPRAFPGAETDGDGHILIDETGRIRQYQTTQSGESDGITMEIELEFKFDQFGETTVEEPAGVKEVGPGGYQVIEPGTRIELGAQRNGWTGIELSLIADLDNPILALEAGEPYEIGWTAGNGGVHNLEIVNADDSVVDELATEQTYDREEEKWLKFTASEEMVAYRCESDEEIATGTIVVR
- a CDS encoding DoxX family protein, translated to MSDSESTVDSVPSRLGRFLFASALAALAVRNLTNLEGRIAYADAKGVPSADSIVPAASGLLLGGSVGIGLWKLPKLSAGSVIAFFAGVTPVMHDFWAVDSESRGEELTSFLQNLALLGAAIAFFKRALEN